One segment of Meriones unguiculatus strain TT.TT164.6M chromosome X, Bangor_MerUng_6.1, whole genome shotgun sequence DNA contains the following:
- the Tmem35a gene encoding novel acetylcholine receptor chaperone, translated as MASPRTVTIVALSVALGLFFVFMGTIKLTPRLSKDAYSEMKRAYKSYVRALPLLKKMGINSILLRKSIGALEVACGIVMTLVPGRPKDVANFFLLLLVLAVLFFHQLVGDPLKRYAHALVFGILLTCRLLIARKPEDRSSEKKALPESAEEQLSLYEKAPQGKVKVS; from the exons ATGGCATCCCCACGAACCGTAACTATCGTGGCACTCTCAGTAGCCTTGGgactcttctttgttttcatggGGACTATCAAGTTGACCCCCAGGCTCAGCAAGGATGCCTACAGTGAGATG AAACGTGCTTACAAGAGCTATGTTCGAGCCCTTCCTCTGCTGAAGAAAATGGGCATCAATTCCATTCTCCTGCGGAAAAGTATTGGTGCTCTCGAAGTGGCCTGTGGCATTGTCATGACCCTGGTACCTGGGCGTCCCAAAGATGTGGCCAACTTTTTCCTGCTCTTGCTGGTGTTGGCTGTGCTTTTCTTCCACCAGCTGGTCGGTGATCCTCTCAAACGTTATGCACATGCGCTGGTGTTTGGAATCCTGCTCACTTGCCGCCTGTTGATTGCCCGCAAGCCTGAAGATCGGTCTTCTGAGAAGAAGGCTTTGCCTGAGAGTGCAGAGGAGCAACTCTCCTTATATGAGAAGGCCCCACAGGGCAAAGTGAAGGTGTCATAG